A genomic window from Flavobacteriales bacterium includes:
- a CDS encoding sigma-70 family RNA polymerase sigma factor gives MEAQLTYTGRFHQNADQLRNEKAMIEAAKANVRNFEPLYTKYYEAIFLFIFRRTEGMEVARELTSEVFFRALSKLDTYEDRGVPFSAWLYRIALNIIHNNHRAHKTKRIITLEDHHLKAYCEEAGWSDDRMEMVEAAILTLDEEETSYMELRFFEERPFREIAAIMNTSEAGAKMKMQRILQKIRKRIGTDKAMKS, from the coding sequence ATGGAAGCACAGCTGACCTATACCGGAAGATTTCATCAGAACGCAGATCAGCTGCGGAATGAGAAGGCGATGATTGAAGCCGCCAAAGCCAATGTCCGGAATTTCGAGCCCCTTTATACAAAATACTATGAAGCCATATTTCTGTTCATCTTCAGAAGAACAGAAGGCATGGAGGTGGCCCGCGAACTGACCTCAGAAGTATTCTTCAGGGCCCTCTCGAAACTGGATACCTATGAGGACCGCGGCGTACCGTTTTCCGCGTGGCTATACCGCATCGCATTGAATATCATACATAACAACCACCGGGCACATAAGACCAAAAGGATCATCACCCTGGAAGACCATCACCTGAAAGCTTATTGCGAAGAAGCAGGTTGGTCCGACGACCGGATGGAAATGGTGGAGGCAGCCATTCTGACCCTGGATGAAGAAGAGACCTCATACATGGAACTCCGGTTTTTTGAAGAAAGACCTTTCAGGGAAATCGCAGCCATCATGAACACCTCGGAGGCAGGTGCCAAAATGAAAATGCAACGCATTC